A DNA window from Onthophagus taurus isolate NC chromosome 1, IU_Otau_3.0, whole genome shotgun sequence contains the following coding sequences:
- the LOC111423768 gene encoding suppressor of cytokine signaling 6-like translates to MDGEYENQKDPNQHTKQIYCVVENVGIKSKYHHPSELSSNYEEDSDKVQQNRFGRVLKNFKEKLKRGKLTFWKHKVKEQNHHRVTRNLGNNVNTPSVPEQVDSVENGEIESNVEDINDDVVLDKQSEAYKKLHKCKFYWGPISSREAEQELRNKPDGTFIIRDSCSARHVYSLSFRSWGRTLHTRIDFDNGYFKIFRQEGYSTINLMLEAVMQLSKNGVYCFTQSKSALNPSYPVRLLSPLSRFTKISSLKHMCRFVIREHININDINNLQLPETVKSYLMEPYFK, encoded by the exons ATGGATGGGGAAtatgaaaatcaaaaagatCCCAACCAACACACCAAACAGATTTATTGTGTCGTTGAGAATGTGGGAATTAAATCCAAATATCATCACCCCAGCGAATTAAGTAGTAATTACGAGGAAGATAGTGATAAGGTGCAACAAAATCGATTtggaagggtgttgaaaaattttaaggagAAATTAAAGCGTGGTAAATTAACGTTTTGGAAGCACAAAGTTAAAGAACAAAATCATCATCGCGTAACGAGGAATTTAGGAAATAACGTGAATACACCTTCAGTTCCTGAACAGGTTGATTCGGTTGAAAATGGAGAAATTGAGAGTAATGTTGAAGATATTAACGATGAt gtTGTCTTAGATAAACAATCAGAAGCCTATAAAAAACTCCacaaatgtaaattttattgggGCCCTATATCAAGTCGAGAAGCTGAAcaagaattaagaaataaaccgGATGGAACGTTTATTATAAGAGATTCCTGCTCTGCCCGACATGTTTATAGTTTATCATTTCGAAGCTGGGGACGAACTTTACACACTCGCATCGATTTTGATAAtggttatttcaaaatttttagacAGGAGGGTTACTCGACGATTAATTTAATGTTGGAGGCGGTGATGCAACTCTCAAAGAATGGCGTTTATTGTTTTACACAGTCGAAAAGTGCGTTAAATCCATCTTACCCCGTCCGTTTGCTCAGTCCTTTATCTCGTTTCACAAAGATCTCTTCGCTTAAACATATGTGCAGATTCGTTATTAGAGaacatattaatattaatgatattaataatttgcAATTGCCTGAAACGGTAAAAAGTTATTTGATGGAAccgtattttaaataa
- the LOC111423767 gene encoding ubiquinone biosynthesis protein COQ9, mitochondrial, which translates to MSLVASFVSSVSTARFRLKHTCVVWLTSRNNSTNQQQSDTQNEKYEENIRNKILQASLKFVPSKGWSKDAIACGAEAVGYPGVTHGLFTKGGSDLVNYFQKVSNEELVQYMKNKSINPLKETSPAEFVEDAVKIRLEMIIPYLSKWPQAIAIMSLPPNVPTALASQLTMVDDICYYAGDRSVDFSWYARRVALAAIYKATELYLIQDKSQEHIETWKFLNNRLSEAIQIQNLLINSDGQTGRGSDTLMSAFVTARNILGMNNR; encoded by the exons atgTCCCTGGTGGCTTCTTTCGTTTCAAGTGTTTCAACCGCCCGATTCAGGCTTAAAC ATACTTGTGTAGTATGGTTAACGAGTAGGAATAATTCGACGAATCAACAACAATCGGATACGCAAAATGAAAAGTACGAAGAAAATATTCGCAATAAAATTCTTCAAGCTTCACTTAAATTCGTTCCAAGTAAAGGTTGGTCTAAGGATGCCATAGCGTGTGGAGCTGAAGCTGTGGGGTATCCGGGAGTTACTCATGGATTGTTTACTAAGGGTGGTTCAGATTtggttaattattttcaaaaagtttcaaatgaagaattagttcaatatatgaaaaataag TCAATAAATCCATTAAAAGAAACGTCTCCAGCCGAATTCGTTGAAGATGCCGTTAAAATCCGATTAGAAATGATTATACCATATTTGTCAAAATGGCCCCAAGCCATTGCAATTATGTCTCTTCCACCAAACGTGCCTACAGCTTTAGCATCTCAATTAACAATGGTCGACGATATTTGTTATTACGCGGGGGATCGTTCCGTCGAt tttaGTTGGTATGCAAGAAGAGTCGCTTTAGCCGCAATTTACAAAGCAACGGAGTTGTACTTAATTCAAGATAAATCCCAGGAACACATTGAAACTtggaagtttttaaataatcggtTAAGCGAAGCAATACAAATACAgaatttgttgattaattcTGATGGGCAAACGGGTCGTGGTTCTGATACTTTAATGTCTGCTTTTGTTAcg gcaAGAAATATACTAGGTATGAACAATAGATAA
- the LOC111423772 gene encoding DNA/RNA-binding protein KIN17, translating to MPRAEVGTPKYLANKMKAKGLQKLRWYCQMCQKQCRDENGFKCHTMSESHQRQLLLFADNPKKYMDEFSYDFAKGYLDILRRQFGTKRVLANKVYQEYITDKNHIHMNSTRWVTLTGFVKWCAATGKCISEDTEKGWYITYIDRDPETIAREKRKHKKLKMDKDDEEKTMEFIENQVKRGQEKIKNDEPIFTELKREEEEKLTLEIKLENKFKVPAPIPVSKLIKVQDDDTKSIKSFKSTKSEGRKRSALDDIMDNEEKKKEKSNRKDYWITEGIVVKIVTKSLGEDYYKQKGVVVQVQDKYVAIVKLLEGGKKVKLDQEHLETVIPAIGKLVRVVNGAYRGEKATLLKLDERNFCVDVEIASGLLQGRKISGVQYEDVSKIHCD from the coding sequence atgccTCGCGCGGAAGTTGGGACGCCAAAGTATTTGGCGAATAAAATGAAAGCGAAAGGTTTGCAAAAACTACGCTGGTATTGCCAAATGTGTCAGAAACAATGCAGAGATGAAAATGGGTTTAAATGCCATACGATGTCGGAGTCCCATCAAagacaacttttattatttgcgGATAACCCGAAGAAATATATGGACGAATTTTCTTATGATTTCGCTAAAGGTTATTTAGACATATTAAGGCGGCAATTTGGAACGAAACGGGTGTTGGCGAACAAAGTTTATCAAGAGTATATCACTGATAAAAATCATATTCACATGAACTCCACGCGATGGGTGACTCTAACGGGGTTCGTAAAATGGTGCGCAGCAACCGGGAAATGCATATCGGAGGACACAGAAAAAGGGTGGTACATAACCTATATCGATAGAGACCCCGAGACGATTGCcagagaaaaaagaaaacataaaaaactaaaaatggaTAAAGACGACGAAGAAAAAACCATGGAATTCATTGAAAATCAAGTAAAACGTggacaagaaaaaataaaaaacgatgAACCCATTTTTACCGAACTAaaaagagaagaagaagaaaaattaaccttagaaattaaattagagaataaatttaaagtaccCGCCCCAATTCCAgtctcaaaattaattaaagttcaaGATGATGACACAAAATcgattaaatcatttaaatcgaCCAAATCAGAAGGAAGAAAACGATCCGCTTTGGATGATATCATGGATAACgaggaaaaaaagaaagaaaaatcgaATCGGAAAGATTATTGGATAACTGAAGGGATTGTTGTTAAAATTGTTACGAAATCGTTAGGGGaagattattataaacaaaaaggtGTTGTGGTTCAAGTccaagataaatatgtcgcgattgtaaaattattagaaggtgggaaaaaagttaaattggATCAAGAACATTTAGAAACGGTTATTCCGGCGATTGGTAAATTGGTTAGAGTTGTTAATGGGGCTTATCGTGGTGAAAAAGCCACCTTATTAAAACTTGATGAAAGAAACTTTTGTGTTGATGTTGAAATTGCGTCCGGTTTGTTACAAGGAAGAAAAATTTCGGGTGTTCAATATGAAGATGTATCAAAAATACATtgtgattaa
- the LOC139428865 gene encoding glomulin, protein MTELTNQLKTLLNDRKIAQVSNLILNDETMKNIIENPWDIVPIITEHLNGKVEQSEPDFFLSCQSLLIQICEKLQPDDALLVLIKEIETIPQDSTLVILLVPLLKALLGVLSTKRINYLAWCLNAIQVYIDELPTPDNLNLEEEEKLMMDADPTVARISNLYQDVFSFYEVVHEKVMDVNSGDLKEILLRNYLQLLGKPLVFLDMHLENKPKSKARMVAERIVNKILEIDSNIYGFFKNDFIKNHEDVRIRILSLSTLFYLCLGEDYGCNRIPCVYDNVYIFQNSLRFIVKLFEYDNQFIIEKGLKLSQNLLLKTKNLTFNYHLLDSIYHCKFCQNLSTIIIYNPLEIYRKTGLEIFKNYLYRFDDRGRYLLISNIKRTINNTSLNAYITTQYKEMLVEQLDKKSIISEYFKDIKLRSLLRGFCRLEHGIETDLIKEADQIIAALNLLRYLALRDKENVTNFWGYCIKEIENNFLVPLQTALSISRAHYELKLKEITSENAHGDKLNNDSEVSVSIGGKNLPELTSGEKVKVINSSLTAFDVIESLLCRVNECLGL, encoded by the coding sequence ATGACTGAGCTTACAAACCAACTGAAAACGCTGTTAAACGACCGGAAAATCGCCCAAGTTTCCAATCTAATACTCAACGATGAAACCATGAAGAATATAATTGAAAATCCTTGGGATATCGTCCCAATTATCACGGAACATCTCAACGGAAAAGTTGAACAATCAGAACCTGATTTTTTCCTTTCCTGTCAATCTCTGCTTATCCAAATTTGTGAAAAACTCCAACCTGATGACGCCTTATTAGTATTAATcaaagaaattgaaacaatCCCACAAGATTCAACTTTGGTAATCTTATTAGTACCCCTATTAAAAGCTTTGTTGGGGGTTTTATCAACGAAAAGGATAAATTATTTAGCATGGTGCTTAAACGCGATCCAAGTTTACATTGATGAGCTCCCAACTCcggataatttaaatttagaagagGAAGAAAAGTTAATGATGGATGCCGATCCAACGGTTGCaagaatttcgaatttatATCAAGATGTATTCTCATTTTACGAAGTCGTGCATGAAAAAGTGATGGATGTTAATTCGGGGGATCTTAAAGAGATCTTATTGAGAAATTATCTCCAATTATTAGGAAAACCGTTGGTTTTTTTGGATATGCACTTagaaaataaaccaaaaagtaAAGCTAGAATGGTAGCTGAAAGGATTGTCAATAAAATACttgaaattgattctaatatttatggtttttttaaaaatgattttattaaaaatcacgAAGACGTTCGGATAAGAATATTATCGTTATCGACGTTGTTTTATTTATGCCTGGGTGAAGATTATGGCTGTAATCGAATTCCTTGTGTTTATGATAACGTTTATATCTTCCAAAACAGTTTaagatttattgtaaaacTCTTTGAGTATGATAAccaatttattattgaaaaaggATTAAAACTCTcccaaaatttattattaaaaacgaaaaatttaacatttaattatcACCTTTTAGACTCGATTTATCATTGCAAATTTTGCcaaaatttatcaacaatCATCATTTATAACCCTTTAGAAATTTACCGAAAAACGggtttagaaatttttaaaaattatctttatcGATTTGATGATCGCGGAAGATACCTCTTAATTTCGAACATAAAACGAACGATTAATAACACCTCTTTAAACGCGTACATAACAACTCAATACAAAGAGATGCTCGTTGAACAATTagataaaaaatcgattatttccGAGTATTTCAAAGACATCAAATTGCGCTCGTTATTGAGAGGATTTTGTCGGCTTGAACACGGAATTGAAACCGATTTGATTAAAGAGGCTGACCAAATTATCGCCGCGTTAAATTTGCTTCGTTATCTTGCGTTGAGAGATAAAGAGAATGTAACGAATTTTTGGGGTTATTGCATAAAGGAgattgaaaataactttttggtACCTTTACAAACGGCCCTTTCGATCTCTCGAGCTCACTacgaattaaaattgaaagaaattaCGTCGGAGAATGCGCACGGTGATAAATTAAACAACGACAGCGAAGTTAGTGTCAGCATTGGAGGGAAAAATCTACCAGAATTAACGTCCGGCGAAAAagttaaagttattaattcgTCGTTAACCGCATTCGATGTCATCGAAAGTTTGTTGTGTAGAGTTAATGAGTGTTTGggactttaa